One Misgurnus anguillicaudatus chromosome 22, ASM2758022v2, whole genome shotgun sequence DNA segment encodes these proteins:
- the ppm1db gene encoding protein phosphatase, Mg2+/Mn2+ dependent, 1Db, translating to MNPDMSLRVSVFSEQGGRKYMEDLTEVIVELEPSDDELRAAGHTDLKPDQELEFDPPDRIDKPSPVTVTWRNTLPADASDGTEESGNEAAPSDSRRSVGFFAVFDGHGGREAALFARDHLWDFLKKQRGFWSKDYRKVCTAIRKGFIACHHAMWKKLPEWPKTLTGLPSTSGTTASVVIIRGDRMFVAHVGDSSVVLGVREDPSDKVIKAVEVTQDHKPELPKEKQRIEGLGGSVVKKSGVNRVVWKRPRLTHNGPVRRSTPIDQIPFLAVARALGDLWSYDFYSGEFVVSPEPDTSVVTLDPKRHRYIIVGSDGLWNMVPPQEAVTVCQSHDEAVAPFGMSVARRLGCHALMRWRQRMLRADNTSVIVIALPEPGKPQLPMHRDEVILNLTEGPHCDLASGSRSNTPLIKSPDPDLSSASSESLPALERRNGLSGVSLSCEPPFDQNLPYIELLDRAALTLCPSEDNRTLETSDASSPIGKRPRRSPLAPSSSRRRTGERTVPKRNGTKSAKRTPSVPILHHRKATLCVC from the exons ATGAATCCCGACATGTCGCTGCGAGTGAGCGTATTCTCCGAACAAGGAGGAAGGAAATACATGGAGGATTTAACCGAGGTGATCGTGGAGCTGGAGCCCAGCGACGACGAGCTGCGAGCGGCGGGACACACCGACCTAAAGCCGGATCAAGAGCTTGAATTCGATCCGCCGGACCGCATAGACAAGCCGTCACCTGTCACGGTAACGTGGAGAAACACACTGCCGGCCGATGCGAGTGACGGTACGGAGGAGTCCGGGAATGAAGCGGCGCCATCAGATAGCAGGAGATCAGTCGGGTTCTTCGCTGTGTTTGACGGACACGGCGGGCGAGAAGCCGCGCTGTTCGCTCGAGATCACCTGTGGGATTTTCTCAAGAAGCAACGGGGCTTTTGGTCGAAGGACTATCGTAAAGTCTGCACTGCAATTCGCAAGGGTTTCATCGCGTGTCATCATGCTATGTGGAAAAAGCTGC CTGAGTGGCCCAAGACATTAACCGGCCTCCCCAGCACCTCGGGCACGACAGCCAGCGTGGTAATCATCAGAGGAGACCGTATGTTTGTGGCTCATGTTGGGGACTCATCTGTCGTGCTGGGCGTGAGGGAAGATCCATCCGATAAAGTCATCAAAGCCGTGGAGGTCACGCAAGATCACAAGCCAGAACTCCCGAAAGAAAAGCAGAGAATTGAGGGATTGGGAGGCAG cgTGGTGAAGAAGTCTGGAGTGAATCGTGTGGTATGGAAGAGACCTCGATTAACTCACAACGGCCCTGTAAGGAGGAGCACGCCGATCGACCAGATCCCTTTTCTTGCTGTCGCAAGAGCTCTGG GTGATCTATGGAGTTACGACTTCTACAGTGGAGAATTTGTGGTATCCCCAGAGCCTGACACCAGTGTGGTGACCCTTGACCCCAAACGGCATCGTTACATCATCGTCGGCAGTGATGGACTGTGGAACATGGTGCCGCCCCAGGAGGCGGTGACAGTGTGCCAGAGCCACGACGAAGCTGTG GCACCTTTTGGCATGTCGGTTGCGAGACGGTTAGGCTGTCACGCGTTGATGCGGTGGCGTCAGCGGATGCTCCGTGCAGACAACACCAGCGTCATAGTCATCGCTTTGCCTGAGCCTGGCAAGCCCCAACTACCTATGCACAGAGACGAGGTCATCCTCAACCTGACCGAGGGTCCGCACTGTGATCTGGCATCAGGGTCTCGATCCAATACGCCGCTCATCAAG AGCCCGGATCCAGACCTGTCGTCAGCCAGCAGCGAGTCTTTGCCGGCACTGGAAAGAAGAAACGGTCTGTCAGGAGTCAGTCTAAGTTGCGAACCTCCTTTTGATCAAAACCTCCCTTACATTGAACTTCTGGACAGAGCTGCCTTGACTTTGTGCCCCAGCGAGGACAACCGGACGCTGGAGACGTCCGATGCGTCAAGTCCGATAGGAAAGAGGCCCAGACGCAGCCCTCTCGCTCCCAGCAGCTCTCGACGGAGGACTGGCGAACGCACCGTACCGAAACGCAACGGCACCAAGAGTGCCAAACGCACGCCGAGCGTTCCTATATTACACCATCGCAAAGCAACTCTCTGCGTTTGCTGA